One genomic segment of Catalinimonas alkaloidigena includes these proteins:
- a CDS encoding alkyl/aryl-sulfatase: protein MNQSYKTYIVLISLLLASFPLLAQQETEATRKLKARNEEFRPDIIKITDNVYTAVGYSVSNVSMIIGETGLIIVDTGQKPADAEKILAEFRKITDIPVKAIVYTHGHGDHTGGASVFVGDDAPEIWSRSGHYREQEGFDLETRTLKEAGLTINGKRGIRQAGLTLPDEWHINNGIAPAPSFSAEGVSNPAGNVGLIEPTRTFEEDRVNLDIGGVQLDLVAATGETYDQLYVWLPQERVIFAGDNFYKSFPNLYTIRGAPYRDVQDWYKSIDQMLKEGPRHVVPGHTRPIVGEQETVQALTNYRDAIQFVFDKTIEGMNKGMTPDELVTYVQLPDSLADQDYLTEYYGAVAWSVRSIFQGYLGWFDGNPINLDPLTPKEEAQRMATLVGGEDQLLATAQQALDEKDYQWAATLTDYLLALDPNADEPKIIKANALIGIAENMLTATGRNYTLSYALELKKEAEANSKK from the coding sequence ATGAACCAGTCCTATAAAACATATATCGTATTGATCAGCCTGCTGCTCGCCAGTTTTCCGCTACTGGCGCAGCAAGAAACGGAAGCGACCCGCAAATTAAAAGCCCGAAATGAAGAATTTCGTCCCGACATTATAAAGATCACCGATAATGTATACACCGCGGTGGGCTACAGTGTCTCCAACGTTTCTATGATCATTGGGGAAACCGGATTGATCATCGTAGATACCGGACAGAAACCGGCGGATGCCGAGAAGATACTGGCTGAGTTTCGCAAAATTACCGACATACCGGTGAAGGCTATCGTTTATACCCACGGACACGGGGACCATACCGGGGGAGCCAGCGTGTTTGTAGGAGATGATGCGCCGGAAATCTGGAGTCGTTCCGGTCATTATCGGGAGCAGGAGGGCTTTGACCTAGAAACTCGTACCTTGAAAGAAGCGGGACTTACCATCAATGGGAAACGTGGAATCCGGCAGGCGGGCCTCACCTTGCCCGATGAGTGGCACATCAACAACGGGATTGCTCCGGCCCCTTCTTTTTCAGCCGAAGGGGTTAGCAACCCTGCCGGTAACGTGGGACTTATCGAGCCGACCCGCACTTTTGAGGAAGACCGAGTGAATCTGGACATCGGCGGGGTTCAACTGGATTTAGTAGCGGCTACCGGGGAAACCTACGACCAATTGTACGTCTGGCTACCCCAAGAAAGAGTGATTTTTGCAGGTGACAACTTCTACAAGTCTTTTCCCAACCTGTATACCATTCGGGGGGCACCCTACCGTGATGTACAGGACTGGTATAAAAGTATAGATCAGATGTTAAAAGAAGGGCCAAGACATGTGGTGCCGGGGCATACGCGCCCGATCGTAGGGGAACAGGAAACCGTACAGGCACTAACCAACTACCGGGATGCCATTCAATTTGTGTTTGATAAGACCATTGAAGGAATGAATAAGGGTATGACCCCGGATGAACTGGTCACCTACGTGCAGTTACCCGATTCGTTGGCCGATCAAGACTATCTTACCGAGTATTATGGGGCGGTAGCCTGGTCGGTGCGCTCTATCTTCCAAGGTTACCTGGGTTGGTTTGATGGTAATCCTATTAATCTTGACCCGCTGACACCAAAAGAAGAAGCCCAGCGAATGGCAACCTTAGTGGGCGGAGAAGATCAGCTGTTGGCCACGGCTCAGCAAGCACTCGACGAGAAGGATTACCAGTGGGCGGCCACTCTTACCGATTACTTGTTAGCGTTGGACCCAAATGCGGATGAACCCAAGATAATCAAAGCCAATGCGTTGATTGGTATTGCCGAAAATATGCTGACGGCGACCGGAAGAAATTATACTCTCTCGTATGCTTTGGAACTGAAAAAAGAAGCTGAGGCGAACAGTAAAAAGTGA
- a CDS encoding c-type cytochrome, which yields MKKITWLGLILSLYACNQSPQMPASDPGNGGLFLPEGFEALVVVDSIGRARHLTVNDNGDIYVKLSSTDSLRGGNIALRDTTGDGRADIIQRFGTEGSKRTTYGTGMLIHNNYLYYSTATEIYRQEITNGDLIPKGKKETVLKDEHSHGVHWHITKPITFDNHGFMYVPFGAPSNACQELSATPNGATNGEGLDPCPELEEHGGIWRFTADKIGLTQKDGERYATGIRSVVAMDWNPIDEHLYIMMHGRDNLHSLYPDRYTAWQSAVLPSEEFLKIEEGADYGWPYCYYDQLQQKKVLAPEYGGDGKIVGRCEDMDLPEMGFPGHWAPNDLLFYQGDHFPERYKNGAFIAFHGSTNRAPYPQSGYIVVFVPFKNGIAQGSWEVFADGFTGTDTLVNTSDAQYRPVGLAEAPDGSLYITESNQGKIWRVMYKGEKDKFGESHLAEMEKRKLLSHIKTPDIIQDDLQKELLSGQKLYNTYCATCHQQNGKGAVGRFPPLVDTEWVKGDKQRLIEIVLNGLEGSIEVNGEMYNSVMPQHRFLSDKDIAEILSFIRQNFGNQASMVCEEEVEKVRNVCVN from the coding sequence ATGAAAAAAATCACTTGGTTAGGCTTGATATTGAGCTTATACGCCTGCAATCAATCACCACAAATGCCTGCATCTGATCCGGGTAATGGAGGTCTTTTTTTACCTGAAGGATTTGAAGCATTGGTGGTGGTTGACAGCATTGGTCGGGCAAGACATCTTACGGTAAATGATAATGGTGATATTTATGTCAAACTGAGCTCTACAGACAGCCTCCGGGGTGGAAATATCGCACTTCGTGACACTACTGGTGATGGTAGGGCAGATATCATACAAAGATTTGGGACTGAGGGAAGTAAGCGGACTACCTATGGCACTGGTATGCTTATCCATAATAATTATTTGTACTACAGCACTGCTACTGAAATTTATCGTCAGGAAATAACGAATGGAGATCTGATTCCTAAGGGTAAAAAGGAGACAGTGTTAAAGGATGAACATTCGCATGGAGTACATTGGCATATTACCAAACCTATAACATTTGACAATCATGGATTTATGTATGTGCCTTTTGGAGCACCTTCAAATGCCTGTCAGGAACTAAGCGCTACGCCTAATGGAGCAACCAATGGTGAAGGCCTGGATCCTTGCCCTGAACTAGAAGAGCATGGTGGAATATGGCGTTTTACAGCAGATAAAATTGGTTTAACACAAAAGGATGGTGAGCGCTATGCTACTGGTATCCGAAGTGTTGTGGCTATGGATTGGAACCCCATTGATGAGCACTTGTATATTATGATGCATGGGAGAGATAACCTGCACAGCCTGTATCCCGATCGTTATACGGCATGGCAAAGTGCAGTACTTCCTTCCGAAGAGTTTCTGAAAATTGAAGAAGGGGCAGACTACGGATGGCCTTACTGCTATTATGACCAGTTACAACAAAAGAAAGTTCTAGCCCCTGAATATGGCGGTGATGGCAAGATCGTTGGTAGATGTGAGGATATGGACTTACCGGAAATGGGGTTTCCCGGACACTGGGCTCCCAATGATCTGTTATTTTACCAGGGAGATCATTTTCCTGAGCGGTATAAAAATGGAGCCTTTATCGCATTTCATGGTTCTACCAACCGGGCCCCTTATCCACAGTCGGGCTATATCGTGGTGTTTGTCCCTTTCAAAAATGGAATAGCTCAAGGTAGTTGGGAAGTTTTTGCTGATGGATTTACTGGCACTGATACCTTGGTAAATACCAGTGATGCCCAATATCGTCCCGTCGGACTAGCTGAAGCTCCGGATGGATCTTTATACATTACTGAATCCAATCAGGGAAAAATATGGCGAGTGATGTACAAAGGAGAAAAAGATAAGTTTGGCGAATCACATTTAGCGGAAATGGAGAAACGTAAGCTGTTGTCACATATTAAAACTCCTGATATAATACAGGATGATTTACAAAAAGAATTGCTCAGCGGCCAAAAATTATACAATACATATTGTGCAACCTGTCATCAGCAAAATGGTAAAGGCGCTGTAGGACGATTCCCGCCATTGGTAGACACAGAGTGGGTCAAAGGTGACAAACAAAGGTTGATTGAAATTGTTCTAAATGGCCTGGAAGGAAGCATTGAAGTAAATGGTGAAATGTATAACAGTGTAATGCCGCAACATAGATTTTTGAGCGATAAGGATATTGCAGAAATCCTTAGTTTTATCAGGCAGAATTTTGGTAATCAAGCCAGTATGGTTTGCGAAGAAGAAGTTGAAAAAGTCAGAAATGTTTGCGTAAACTGA
- a CDS encoding amidohydrolase/deacetylase family metallohydrolase, with product MSFAHAQQIDILLKGGHVFDPKNQIDTVMDVAIADGRIYHVAPHISENEADKVIDVKGFYVCPGLIDIHTHVFVGSKMNQFADGIYSLSPDDFTLKAGVTTVVDAGTSGWKNFPKFKEQVIDQSKTRVLAFLNIAGPGMSGNPEQQLLDEMDVKKTVAMMQRYSEIIVGVKIGHYEGESWIPFERALAAAKQVDKPLFVECHLPQYALEDQLEQMRPGDIITHAFERVDERMSVIDDQDKVRPFVMAAKERGVLFDLGHGGAGFWFSEAMPALEQDLWPNSFGTDLHRFSMNAGMKDMLNVMSKYLSMGMPTDEVLLRATWKPAKSIQRDDLGHLTEGSVADIAVLSLREGKFGFVDAGGNRIMGKQKFEAELTIREGKIAWDLNGISAQIFTEK from the coding sequence GTGAGTTTTGCTCACGCACAACAAATTGATATACTGCTAAAAGGAGGCCATGTGTTTGATCCCAAAAATCAAATTGATACGGTTATGGATGTTGCCATAGCTGATGGCAGAATTTATCATGTTGCCCCCCATATATCTGAAAATGAAGCAGACAAAGTCATTGATGTAAAAGGGTTTTATGTTTGTCCTGGGCTGATTGATATCCACACCCACGTATTTGTTGGCAGTAAAATGAACCAGTTCGCTGACGGAATCTACAGCTTATCACCTGATGATTTTACGCTGAAAGCGGGAGTCACAACAGTAGTAGATGCGGGTACCTCCGGATGGAAGAATTTCCCGAAATTTAAAGAACAAGTTATTGACCAATCCAAAACCAGGGTGCTGGCTTTTTTGAACATTGCTGGTCCGGGTATGAGTGGGAATCCCGAACAGCAACTACTTGATGAAATGGATGTGAAAAAAACCGTAGCAATGATGCAGCGCTATTCAGAAATCATAGTAGGCGTAAAAATCGGGCACTATGAAGGTGAATCCTGGATTCCTTTTGAAAGGGCATTGGCAGCAGCAAAACAGGTAGATAAGCCTCTTTTTGTAGAATGTCATTTACCACAATATGCTTTGGAAGACCAACTTGAACAGATGAGGCCCGGTGACATCATTACACATGCATTTGAAAGAGTTGATGAACGTATGTCTGTCATTGACGATCAGGACAAAGTACGCCCCTTTGTGATGGCAGCGAAAGAAAGAGGTGTCTTATTTGATCTGGGACACGGTGGTGCCGGTTTTTGGTTTAGCGAAGCCATGCCCGCACTGGAGCAAGACTTGTGGCCCAACTCATTCGGTACAGACCTGCACCGTTTTAGTATGAACGCCGGTATGAAAGATATGCTGAATGTGATGTCTAAATATTTAAGCATGGGTATGCCTACCGATGAAGTACTGCTTCGGGCTACCTGGAAACCCGCAAAGTCAATTCAAAGAGATGATCTGGGCCATCTGACTGAAGGTTCAGTAGCAGATATTGCTGTACTGAGTCTCCGCGAAGGTAAATTTGGTTTTGTGGATGCTGGTGGGAATAGAATAATGGGTAAACAAAAGTTTGAAGCTGAATTGACGATCCGTGAAGGTAAAATAGCCTGGGACTTAAATGGAATTTCTGCCCAGATTTTTACTGAAAAGTAA
- a CDS encoding amidohydrolase/deacetylase family metallohydrolase, translated as MHKQAFVVVYFLGLILPLSVYAQELDILLKGGHVIDPKNKIDAVLDIGIADGKIAQVAADIDESKAEKVISVSGLYVTPGLIDMHVHVFHGNEPGSYIANGPTSVAPDGFTFRSGVTTVVDAGSSGWRNFRQFKAQTIDKSETRILALLNIVGTGMYGRFEEQDVSDMNPVMTAHMINQLYPDILVGIKAAHYWGDFTQVDKAVEAGELADVPVMVDFGEHDPPLSIESLYMEHLRPGDIFTHTYSYGPSQRETIVDENDQVKPFVFEAQKRGIVFDVGHGGGAFSWRQAIPAMEQGFVANVISTDLHTQSMNAGMKDLSNVLSKFMAMGLSLQDAILRASWAPAQVIDREELGHLSVGADADVAVFNLHEGDFGFVDVRRSRLTGNKKLETELTLRAGKVVWDLNGISMQGWKSEKENSGR; from the coding sequence ATGCATAAGCAAGCGTTTGTCGTAGTCTATTTTCTTGGCTTAATATTGCCGCTGTCAGTTTACGCTCAGGAACTTGACATATTATTGAAAGGAGGGCATGTCATTGACCCCAAAAATAAGATTGATGCTGTCCTGGACATTGGCATTGCAGATGGCAAAATAGCTCAGGTAGCAGCTGACATTGACGAAAGCAAGGCTGAAAAAGTGATCAGTGTGAGTGGGTTGTATGTCACGCCTGGTTTAATTGATATGCACGTCCATGTGTTCCACGGTAATGAACCTGGTTCCTACATCGCGAATGGCCCTACTAGTGTTGCACCTGATGGATTTACATTCCGCTCGGGAGTTACAACTGTAGTAGACGCAGGATCGTCCGGATGGAGAAACTTTCGTCAGTTCAAAGCCCAAACCATTGATAAATCGGAAACACGAATTTTGGCACTCTTGAATATCGTTGGTACGGGTATGTATGGGCGTTTTGAAGAGCAGGATGTTAGTGATATGAATCCAGTTATGACTGCCCATATGATTAATCAATTGTATCCCGATATACTGGTAGGAATCAAGGCCGCGCATTATTGGGGTGATTTCACTCAGGTTGATAAAGCGGTTGAAGCAGGTGAACTGGCTGACGTTCCTGTGATGGTGGATTTCGGAGAACATGATCCTCCACTCTCTATTGAATCATTATACATGGAGCATTTACGTCCCGGAGATATTTTCACGCATACTTATTCTTATGGGCCCAGCCAAAGGGAAACTATTGTGGATGAGAATGATCAGGTGAAGCCATTTGTATTTGAAGCACAGAAAAGAGGGATTGTATTTGACGTAGGACATGGGGGAGGTGCTTTCTCCTGGCGACAGGCCATACCAGCGATGGAACAAGGCTTTGTCGCTAATGTCATCAGCACCGATTTGCATACGCAAAGCATGAATGCGGGAATGAAAGATTTAAGCAATGTACTGTCTAAGTTTATGGCTATGGGACTTAGTCTTCAGGATGCAATTTTAAGGGCAAGCTGGGCACCTGCGCAGGTAATAGATCGTGAGGAATTAGGACACTTGAGTGTAGGAGCGGATGCGGATGTTGCCGTGTTTAACTTACATGAAGGTGATTTTGGTTTTGTGGATGTAAGACGTTCACGTCTCACAGGAAACAAAAAACTGGAAACAGAACTAACCTTAAGAGCAGGAAAGGTAGTCTGGGATTTGAACGGCATCAGTATGCAGGGTTGGAAAAGTGAAAAAGAAAACTCCGGGAGGTGA
- a CDS encoding aminotransferase class V-fold PLP-dependent enzyme yields the protein MNRREIIKQLSLLPLAGTVLPHEAMLNNSSSKSILSTLATEKGKENIYKAIGVDTIVNCRGTFTIIGGSIERPEVLEAMEAASGYFVQYDELAYGIGKRLAEITKAEWGMVSSGCAAGLKHVTAACVTGGNPEKLVRIPDLAGFEKTEVIIPRYSRNVYDHAVRNVGVKVIEVETPEELEKAINERTAMIYIMTGRNSESGQPLSLEVIAGIAKPKNIPILADAAAEDLTIPCVHLDKGATIVAYSGGKAICGPQCAGLLLGDKDLLMSAWQASSPHHGPGRDNKVGKEEMMGMLAAVEAWTTRDHKAEWNTWLSWLDEIAKKVTKIEGVSSNVTEPSGLSNHAPVLHISWDPDKLNITGAELAEELARNKPRVAIGSRDRDGMTSVNVTPNQMKDEDVEVVANRIYGVLSQKRGPRKTDLAAAKADVSGHWEVEVNYFTSISNHALFLEQDGNWIQGTHKADFSMQDIVGMVENDVVKLSSRQRTSGDAISFLFSGKVEGDMFKGSIYLGEYLTAEFSAKRAKYDQERRPVVIPGGPPLAT from the coding sequence ATGAATCGTCGAGAAATTATCAAGCAACTTTCACTTCTCCCCCTGGCAGGGACTGTGCTACCTCATGAAGCAATGCTTAACAACTCATCTTCTAAAAGTATACTATCTACTTTAGCTACCGAAAAGGGCAAGGAAAATATTTACAAAGCGATAGGCGTAGATACAATTGTAAACTGTCGTGGCACATTCACCATTATCGGGGGCTCTATTGAGCGACCGGAAGTTTTAGAAGCCATGGAAGCTGCTTCCGGTTATTTTGTGCAGTATGACGAATTGGCGTATGGAATTGGTAAACGCCTGGCAGAAATTACCAAAGCAGAGTGGGGGATGGTCTCCTCCGGCTGTGCTGCCGGTCTCAAACATGTCACAGCTGCCTGCGTAACTGGTGGTAATCCGGAAAAGCTGGTACGTATCCCTGACCTTGCCGGCTTTGAAAAAACTGAAGTCATCATTCCTCGCTATTCCCGCAATGTATACGATCATGCAGTACGCAATGTCGGTGTTAAGGTGATTGAAGTAGAAACTCCTGAAGAGCTTGAGAAAGCGATCAATGAACGTACCGCTATGATTTATATCATGACAGGAAGAAACTCAGAAAGTGGACAGCCACTCTCTCTAGAAGTAATTGCAGGAATCGCCAAGCCGAAAAATATCCCTATTCTGGCAGATGCAGCCGCTGAAGACCTTACCATACCTTGTGTTCATCTGGACAAAGGGGCAACAATTGTTGCTTACAGTGGTGGCAAAGCCATATGCGGTCCACAATGTGCAGGCTTGTTGCTTGGGGATAAAGATTTGTTGATGTCTGCCTGGCAGGCGAGTTCTCCACATCATGGCCCAGGGCGAGATAATAAAGTGGGAAAAGAAGAAATGATGGGCATGCTGGCAGCTGTAGAGGCTTGGACCACCCGTGACCACAAAGCGGAATGGAATACCTGGCTTAGCTGGCTGGATGAGATTGCAAAAAAAGTAACTAAAATTGAAGGAGTGAGTAGTAATGTAACCGAACCGAGCGGTCTTTCTAACCATGCTCCGGTACTTCATATCAGCTGGGACCCTGATAAGCTCAATATTACAGGGGCTGAACTCGCAGAGGAACTAGCCAGAAACAAACCCAGAGTGGCGATCGGAAGTCGCGATCGTGATGGAATGACTTCTGTCAATGTGACTCCCAATCAAATGAAGGATGAGGATGTAGAGGTTGTCGCTAATCGTATTTATGGCGTACTCTCACAAAAGCGAGGCCCCAGAAAAACTGATCTTGCTGCCGCCAAAGCAGATGTGAGTGGTCATTGGGAAGTAGAAGTAAACTATTTCACAAGTATTAGTAATCATGCCTTGTTCCTGGAGCAGGATGGGAACTGGATTCAGGGCACACACAAGGCTGATTTTAGCATGCAGGATATCGTAGGTATGGTAGAAAATGATGTGGTAAAGCTCAGTAGCAGGCAACGTACTTCAGGAGATGCTATAAGCTTTCTTTTTTCAGGAAAAGTTGAAGGAGATATGTTTAAAGGTTCAATCTATCTGGGGGAATATCTGACCGCTGAATTTTCTGCCAAACGTGCCAAATACGATCAAGAACGCCGCCCCGTAGTAATTCCTGGAGGACCTCCCTTGGCAACCTGA
- a CDS encoding alpha/beta hydrolase-fold protein → MYKYVFLICFLMMSYVGNSQKLYDPGPNSNSYKGIPKGTLTQHSWESKIYPNTSREYYVYVPAQYNPDEAAALMIFQDGHTYIQEDGDFRVPTVFDNLISQGNMPVTLGLFINPGHDIKLEKPETPWRASNRSLEYDDVSDTYARFLIEEMIPELKKQYNISDDPKMRAICGISSGGISAFTAAWFYPEQFHKVLSHIGSFTDIRGGHNYPSMIRKNDKKAIKVFLQDGENDLNNQFGNWWLANQQMASALAFKNYEYRFAEGKGAHDGNHGGAILPESLTWLWRDVSPQIIKSQVHHFPKHTEDSVMISGESMHFKEIEFKTVYMNSAGEEADIYDEEREQIFIIKNGEVNVKLKGRSKTIGKNSVLVLLPGDKATLASATPEAIFYTMNYISKKEMDTRRGRKAGGSAIIDFDALEFRAHDKGGVRNFFHRATSMCPYYEMHVTNLNPGIKSHEPHTHEASEIILMIEGESEMEIGNDIFPAKGGDVYFISSNVAHAIKNIGEKQCRYFAFQWE, encoded by the coding sequence ATGTACAAGTACGTTTTTCTGATTTGTTTTTTGATGATGTCTTATGTTGGAAATAGCCAGAAGTTGTATGATCCGGGCCCCAACTCAAACAGCTACAAAGGGATACCCAAAGGTACGCTGACGCAACATTCCTGGGAAAGTAAAATTTATCCCAATACTAGCCGTGAATATTATGTATATGTGCCCGCTCAATACAATCCTGATGAAGCAGCCGCTTTAATGATTTTCCAGGATGGTCACACGTATATTCAAGAAGATGGTGACTTTAGGGTGCCGACTGTCTTTGACAACCTTATCAGTCAGGGCAATATGCCGGTCACCCTGGGATTGTTTATCAATCCGGGACATGATATTAAGCTGGAAAAGCCAGAAACCCCGTGGCGGGCAAGCAACAGAAGCCTGGAGTATGATGATGTATCTGACACCTACGCGCGCTTCCTTATAGAAGAAATGATTCCTGAGCTAAAAAAGCAGTACAATATTTCAGATGATCCCAAGATGAGAGCAATCTGTGGCATTTCATCGGGAGGTATAAGTGCTTTCACTGCTGCCTGGTTTTATCCGGAGCAATTTCACAAAGTGCTGAGCCATATCGGAAGTTTTACGGATATCAGAGGCGGTCACAATTATCCCTCCATGATCAGAAAAAATGATAAAAAAGCTATTAAAGTTTTTCTTCAGGATGGTGAAAATGACCTGAATAACCAATTCGGAAACTGGTGGCTGGCCAACCAACAGATGGCATCCGCCCTGGCTTTTAAAAACTATGAGTATAGATTCGCTGAAGGGAAAGGCGCTCATGACGGCAATCATGGCGGTGCTATTTTGCCGGAATCACTGACCTGGCTATGGAGGGATGTGTCTCCTCAAATCATTAAGTCACAAGTACATCATTTTCCCAAACATACCGAAGATAGTGTGATGATAAGCGGGGAGAGCATGCACTTCAAAGAGATAGAATTTAAAACTGTTTATATGAATAGCGCAGGAGAAGAAGCTGATATTTATGATGAAGAAAGAGAGCAGATATTTATCATCAAGAACGGTGAAGTAAATGTCAAGCTGAAAGGTCGTAGCAAAACGATTGGAAAAAACAGTGTACTGGTATTACTTCCCGGTGATAAGGCTACATTAGCATCTGCTACACCAGAGGCTATCTTTTATACGATGAATTATATTTCCAAGAAAGAAATGGATACTCGCAGAGGCAGGAAAGCTGGTGGATCTGCAATCATTGATTTTGATGCACTAGAATTCAGAGCACATGATAAAGGAGGTGTTCGCAACTTTTTTCACCGGGCAACCAGCATGTGTCCCTATTATGAAATGCATGTCACGAACCTAAATCCGGGAATCAAAAGTCATGAACCCCATACCCATGAGGCTAGCGAAATTATTTTGATGATAGAAGGAGAAAGCGAGATGGAAATAGGAAACGACATTTTCCCGGCCAAGGGAGGAGATGTATATTTTATTTCTTCCAATGTTGCCCATGCGATTAAAAATATTGGGGAGAAACAATGTAGGTACTTCGCTTTTCAATGGGAATAA
- a CDS encoding Gfo/Idh/MocA family protein, with product MNSRRNFLQKFSSGALMLPLLPSAQLSGLYNEAYEGPVLKVAIMGLGSYANRVARAMESCKKAKITGVISGTPSKIKDWQSRYNIPDKSCYNYENFDQVKNNPDIDAIYVITPNALHHEEVIRVAKAGKHAICEKPMAINAQQGQEMVDACKQANVKLLVGYRMHFEPHTLEIIRMREAGEFGNIKFFQGLSGFKIGDPSQWRLDKELAGGGAMMDIGIYSVNGARYMVGEEPVWVTAQETKTDPVKFKEGVDETIQFQFGFPSGAVASCLSTYAMSNLDRFFLNGTEGFGELHPATGYGPTKGKTHKGELNQPVVTHQTVQMDEMAGIILEGNKAPVPVDGEEGVKDLKIIDAIYRAVKTGKKEELNLT from the coding sequence ATGAACTCACGTCGCAATTTTCTGCAAAAATTTTCCAGCGGAGCTTTAATGCTTCCACTTCTTCCTTCTGCCCAACTTTCTGGATTGTACAATGAGGCCTACGAAGGCCCGGTGCTGAAGGTAGCTATCATGGGGCTGGGTAGTTATGCTAACCGGGTAGCTCGAGCCATGGAATCCTGTAAGAAAGCAAAAATTACAGGGGTCATCAGCGGCACGCCCTCTAAAATCAAGGACTGGCAAAGCAGATACAACATTCCTGATAAAAGCTGTTATAACTACGAGAACTTTGACCAGGTAAAAAACAATCCTGACATTGATGCCATCTATGTCATCACCCCTAATGCGCTGCACCACGAGGAGGTAATACGAGTAGCCAAGGCCGGCAAACATGCCATTTGTGAGAAACCTATGGCAATTAATGCGCAGCAGGGACAGGAAATGGTAGATGCCTGTAAACAGGCTAATGTAAAGCTTTTGGTAGGCTATCGCATGCACTTTGAGCCCCACACATTGGAGATAATTCGCATGCGTGAGGCCGGTGAGTTTGGTAACATTAAATTTTTTCAGGGACTTTCAGGTTTTAAAATTGGTGATCCTAGCCAGTGGCGACTGGACAAAGAACTGGCAGGTGGCGGAGCCATGATGGATATCGGTATCTACTCTGTCAACGGAGCACGATACATGGTGGGTGAAGAGCCGGTTTGGGTAACCGCGCAGGAAACCAAAACTGACCCCGTAAAATTTAAGGAAGGGGTAGATGAAACCATACAGTTTCAATTTGGCTTTCCCAGCGGTGCTGTAGCATCCTGTTTATCTACCTATGCAATGAGCAATTTGGATCGCTTTTTTCTAAATGGCACAGAAGGTTTTGGCGAACTACATCCGGCTACGGGTTATGGTCCCACCAAAGGTAAAACACATAAAGGTGAATTAAATCAGCCTGTGGTTACTCACCAGACAGTACAAATGGATGAAATGGCAGGGATAATTTTAGAAGGTAATAAAGCTCCCGTCCCGGTTGACGGAGAAGAAGGCGTAAAAGATCTTAAAATTATTGATGCTATTTACAGGGCTGTAAAAACAGGTAAAAAGGAAGAGCTTAACCTTACATAA
- a CDS encoding GNAT family N-acetyltransferase: protein MDDDILQYTRLRELYEDEEKPFELLLLADEKREAIQQYIDSARIFVLEKDDIIIAVFVLQEITSLSIEIKNIAVAEAYQGKGIGKYLLSEAAKIAQEMGYEDMLIGTANGSIMQLYLYQKEGFEIVGIRKNFFTDNYPKPIYENGILCKHMIVLQKKLNT, encoded by the coding sequence ATGGACGATGATATATTACAATATACCAGGCTTAGGGAGTTATATGAAGATGAGGAAAAACCTTTTGAACTCTTGCTGCTTGCAGATGAAAAAAGAGAAGCTATTCAGCAATACATTGATAGTGCCAGGATTTTTGTGTTAGAAAAAGATGATATAATAATTGCTGTTTTCGTACTTCAGGAAATAACAAGTCTAAGCATTGAAATCAAAAATATAGCTGTTGCTGAAGCATATCAGGGAAAAGGTATTGGAAAATATTTACTGAGTGAAGCCGCAAAAATTGCGCAGGAAATGGGTTATGAAGACATGCTCATTGGTACTGCAAATGGCTCAATCATGCAGTTATACCTGTATCAAAAAGAAGGTTTTGAAATTGTAGGGATCAGGAAAAACTTTTTCACTGATAACTACCCAAAACCAATTTATGAAAACGGAATTTTGTGTAAACACATGATTGTACTTCAGAAAAAGCTTAATACCTAA